The Aspergillus nidulans FGSC A4 chromosome VIII genome contains the following window.
GAGATTGCAAGACTGCTAGATTGCATACGGAACGGCAGCCGGCTGGAAGTCCGCTCTGTCACGTCACCTGACCTCCTTGTTGCACAATAGCATCCCGCTGATAGAAGACTCGTATAGTCTTTACTCCAGATTCCCAGACACCAGAAACTGCTAGAACACCGGTCCTTCTCCCCCCACTTAGGCAGGAATGTGCGTTATACCCGCATGTGCATGGGCTACCATAGTCCAACCCAGCTGcatgatttttttttttcgctcTTGAGCCCTGAGGCCTGAAACAAGCAGGTTCTATGTTATGACTACTGACGACCACAAATTGCCAAGGCTGCGTTATCATTCTTGATATCACAAACTCGCTTGGCGGCTAGCCTTTTGCTTCGCCAAGGAATTGTTGTCACCACCAGCCTCCCCCCCCGCAAATCCGAATCCTTGCAGCCTCACTCACAGCAGCCATTTAGCTACCGCTCCGGGTTCCGGAACGAGTTAAAGCAGACTTTCTCCGCTACATAAGACACCCATCCTTAATGCTTGAGTGTAGATCACTCATCCCCACCCTCACTCGTCTTGGGCCGCGTGCTTTCTTCTGTGCCAACCTACTGTAGCTATCCGCTGTGATGTCCTTGTTGTGAGCGCTATCCGCGCTAGCGGAAATAGTCCTGGCCCCGCTCATCACAGGGGCGATGCGTTCTGACGCTggcgctgatgctgatgctggttCTGAGCCACCCTCCAAAGCGAAAACTTCCACCATCCACTCGTACCACACTTTTCGGTCATCGGTCTGTCGGTACATTGTCGCGACAATTTCGCCATTGTCGGGGACATTTAGAGGTGTCTAGGCACTAGTTAGATATCGACACCTTTTCAGCCTCATCCAGGGCGCCTTACCTTGAGCGGAAAGTAGATCGGGAACCAACTGATCATGTTCGCGCTCTTGCTGTCCATAGTGACCGGGTTGGTGGACAGTTCCACATCGCGGTACAGGACTGTTTCGAAGTAGCCTGCAAGGCCGTGGCAAACTCCACGATTTGGGACCGGGAACGTTAAACGAGTCCGGCGCACATTGTGTGCATTGGATATCATCGACGTTGAAGCCGGCTGAGGAGGTATATCTCGATTAGGATGGGAGAAAGACCAGGCTGTTTGGACAAATGGTGTAGTTGGTTCATATGGAACTGTCGCAACTGAAGACCTAGCGGGGTTACCTGCGCTGGCGTCGGATTGGTTAGTAGAAAGGTAGTCTATAGCATGTAACATGACCACATAAGGCGTTTCAGGTGCTGCAGGGTTTGTGATTGACTGGTTCGTGACATCCGCATGGAGTTTTGGCGCTGAGATAGGCGTGAGATGTGCCGTGTAAGATGCTGGGATTGAGATGCCGTGTACTGGATTCAGCAGATGGTTGACGCCGTCTAGACATTCGGGCGAGAGTTCATTGTCCCCGAAAGAACCTAGAAgctcagaaacaacaataTCGATTTTGGAGTCCTCAAACTCAATAGCGTCCAGGCTAGGGGAATCTGCAGTTTTTTGGTTAGGGTCAGGAGTGTAGAGAAATTGGCCTTCAATACCCAGAGACTGTCCGACGGGTTCTGTCGACAAGGTGGTGCTTTTCCGTACGCGCGGTCCTTTCCAAGCACGCATATCGGAGTGCACAAGGCTGGCCTTTCCGCCCCATAGATTCTCGTTGTGAcgctggagaaggacaaaTGCATTTGGGTTCTTCTCCACAACCCACAAGTCAATCTCAACACCCGACTGAGCGCTTGCTTTGAGAGCCCTAGTCACCAAAGGACCTCTTCCGGCACCAACTACTGCAACGACCACACGGCCATCCGGGTTTGACGTGGGCTTTTTTTGTTCTACCCAATCGCTTAAAGCCTTCGCGATCGCGCGCTCATACCATTCGTATTTGATAGGGTCCTTCTCAAAGACTTCGTATGTGATACTTTCCAGATTGACAGTTAAGGGCTGCAGTGGCGCTTGCAGGTAGTCTTGGTAGCCAGTGCCGAATCTCTCAATGGCAGTTCGGGGAGGCTGACGTGATTGAAGATTTCTCATGTATGACAGATGCGGAGTAGGGTCATGATGCTTTTTGATTGAAGCCGCAGCCTGTGCAAGACTAGGGTATTCAGAGCCAGGGAGACTGGACGCATTGTCCGTCTCTACACCTGGTATAGGTCCAACATCGCAAAGCAAGATCCATGGAGCGGTGCGGAGACGCATGAACCTGGAAATCAGTGCCTGGTGAGCTTTACTTAGGACTGGATATCCTTTCTGATTTTTGATGAACGTGTTCGAGTCGATGGTAAACAAGTGGACTGGCTCAGAATGCCATCTTGACTGAACAGCCATCGGTGGAAGGTGCTTCGGTAAAGAGAGAGCTAGCAGGTATCTTAGCCACGATTATCAGAATCGAAGAAAGGTCAGATATTATTTTCTTACCTACGAAAAGCCTGGAGTGGTATTTACAAGTTCTTCTAATAGCATCCCAGGCATCCCAAGTACCAAAAAGGTCTATCTTTGGCTGCTCTATTTCGGTGTCAAAAAATTCCTCCCGAGCAAGAGGTGCAAGGTCACCCATCTCGTCTAATTCGAGATCCTGATTGTCGACCATGTCTAACCAGATATGAAACTGGATGTATGGGCCGAGACTAAGTGCATCTTGAATCGCCCGTGCATAGTACATCACTCCATCCGAATGCATTCCTTTATGATGCAACTTTGGTCCTGGAATCAAAAGATAGCCAATGCCACAGAAGGCGGCATAGGCTACTTCGAGCATAAAAACTTGGCGTGACAGGTCTGCGATTAGTGGGTCGGGAGAACACAGGTCGATCCATGAACTCGTTACTCCCACCAACTGCGACATTGCCTCATTCGGGGTCAAATGAGTATCTGCCGGTCCTAGCTGCGGCATAACGAGAGGTCGTATGTTCTCAGTGGTCATCAGAGTCCCAGAATCACTATGAGACACAGCCTGTATATTCGATAAGTGTGAAGAAAGAAGACTGAGCACACGCGACTGGAAGTGTGGGGTTGTAATTGGAGTAGTGAGCATGTCATACTAAAGAGAAGTCAGTAGTCAGACTAGAGTCAACACAAAGAGGTTGTACTCACATTACTTTCATGCGCCAGTTGCACCACTTCTGAGGTAATTGGAATGGTGCGCTTGCTTTCATGCTGTCCGATGCAAAAACTCGGAGCCACGCTTTCAGATTCCATACTGACACCTGATATAAaacggaagaagacaaaatgTGATCAAAAGCGACCAAGACTGTCGTGTATATTGACTCTGGAAGAGATTCCTGCCTATATCAAACCGGCTGTAACTAGGAAGTTCACTCTGGAGTTATAGTCTCAAATTCAGTGATATCACCACCGGAATGTGAGAGAAAGTCAAAAATTTTGGGAGCGTCACAAATGGCGGGTCTCCCACGCCTATTGAACAAACAAGCAGATAGTCACTTCGAGCGAAATCGTCGAGTCCTGTAAATATGTAAATATTGGCAAGCTCCTTGTTCTTTTCAGCGGGGTTGGCAGAACTGCTGAGGCGGTGAGGCTTCGAGCAGTAAGTCGGGCGGTGTATGGCTAGTGACCCACCTTCCTATCTGGGTACCGACTTTGTTTCCGCCCGCGAAGGCAAACCGCAAGTGAATTTTTTGGTCGCTTTTACTCCGGTGTTTTCGCGTCTCTACAACTTGCTCTTTCCTCGTCATGGTTGACCGACGCTCAGACTCAGAAGACGGTTCTCGCGCTAAACGCCAGAAGATGGATAAGTCTGGGACTGACCCCCGGGATAATCCCTATCTGGCTCATATGTACGCTGATACGTCCTCTAACGGCAACTCAAGCTCACAGGCTGATAACAAGAATTCAGCCTTTGCGAAGTTGCAGCGACATAAAACAACTGCTGCGCAGGCGCAAAAGGTTGAAGACAACGAGTTCAATCCGTTCACAAATCGGCCATACTCGAGCAAGTACTTCTCGATCTTGAAAACTCGCCGTGATCTCCCCGTTCATGCTCAAAGGTAGGTTGCCTTCCCTTCAATGATTTCGCAAATCGCTAACGTGTGATTGTTTCTCAGAGATGAGTTCCTGCAGCTCTACCAGCAGTCTCAGATCCTGGTCTTCGTCGGTGAGACTGGTTCCGGAAAGACCACTCAGATTCCCCAATTCGTCCTGCTTGACGATCTGCCTCAGACCCAACGCAAGATGATCGCCTGTACCCAACCTCGCCGTGTGGCTGCGATGTCCGTCGCCCAGCGTGTAGCTGCAGAGTTGGATGTCACTCTTGGGGAGGAGGTCGGTTACAGTATCCGTTTTGAGGATATGACTAGTCCCAAGACACTTTTGAAGTACATGACGGACGGTATGCTCTTGCGGGAGGCCATGAACGACCATGAACTCAGCCGCTACAGCACTATTATTCTCGATGAGGCCCACGAAAGAACAATGTCAACCGATGTTCTCATGGGTCTTCTCAAGGAAGTCGTGCAGCGCCGACCTGATCTgaagatcatcatcatgTCCGCCACTCTGGATGCACAGAAATTCCAACGATACTTCAATGACGCACCTTTGCTTGCTGTCCCCGGTCGTACCCACCCTGTCGAGATTTTCTATACCCCCGAACCTGAACAAGACTACGTGGAGGCCGCCATTCGCACTGTTCTGCAGATCCACGCCACGGAAGACGAGGGTGATATTCTTCTATTCTTGactggagaggaggagattgaggatgcAGCACGCAAGATCTCTCTCGAGGGTGATGAAATGATTAGAGAGGCCGATGCTGGCCCATTAAAGGTCTACACCCTCTATGGTAGTCTCCCTCCGCATATGCAACAGAGGATTTTCGAACCCGCCCCTCCTCCACGCCGCCCAGGAGGTCGCCCGGGAAGGAAGGTCATCGTGTCTACCAACATTGCGGAGACTTCGCTTACCATTGACGGTATTGTCTATGTTGTGGATCCGGGCTTCTCAAAGCAGAAAATTTACAATCCCCGTATTCGTGTCGAATCCCTTCTAGTTTCTCCGATCTCGAAAGCCTCGGCGCAACAAAGAGCTGGTCGTGCTGGACGTACTCGCCCCGGAAAATGTTTTCGTCTTTACACCGAAAGTGCTTTCAAGAAAGAACTTATCGATCAAACGTATCCCGAAATTCTACGCTCAAACTTGTCATCCACCGTGCTTGAGCTTAAGAAGTTGGGAATCGATGACTTGGTGCATTTCGACTTGATGGATCCTCCAGCGCCAGAGACACTTATGAGGGCTCTCGAGGAACTGAACTACCTTGCGtgccttgatgatgacggtaACCTCACCCCGCTGGGCCGCCTTGCCTCAGAGTTCCCGCTAGACCCTGCACTTGCGGTCATGCTTATCAGCTCACCGGAGTTCTATTGCTCAAATGAGATCTTGTCCATCACAGCATTGCTCTCAGTGCCCCAAATTTTCGTCAGACCGGCATCCCAGCGGAAGCGCGCTGATGAAATGAAGAATCTGTTTGCCCATCCCGATGGCGATCATCTGACATTGCTTAACGCCTATCACGCGTTCAAGAGCCCTGAGGCGCAGGAGAACCCCAAGCAGTGGTGCCACGAccatttcctttccttgcGATCTCTGCAGTCCGCCGACAATGTACGTATGCAACTCCTCAGAATCATGGAACGTGAGGAACTGGAGATGATCTCGACGTCTTTCGAAGATAAGAAATATTACGAGAATATTCGCCGTGCTCTATGCGCCGGGTTTTTCATGCAGGTCGCCAAGAAGGAAAACCAGGGTAAGAGCATGTACATGACCATCAAAGATCACCAGAACGTGCTTCTGCATCCCTCGACTGTACTTGCCCACGATGCTGAGTGGGTTCTATACAATGAATTCGTCCTCACGACGAAGAACTATATCAGAACCGTAACAGCTGTTAAACCGGAATGGCTTATTGTAAGTTCCAACACTCCCTCCACTTCTTATGTTTCTAATGAAATCTCTAGGATATTGCGCCTACCTATTACGATATTTCGACATTCCCAAAGGGCGATATTCGCTCTTCTCTGCTGCGAGCTGCCGAGAGACTCTCGCGCAAGGAGAAAATGCGTGCGGATTCTGGAAAAAGGCGTTAAATAACCTATCAGATATGCTCTTATTTTCATGAACATATAGACTATGCTTACCACCATATCATGTCAAATATACTCAGGCTGCAATATTATTTGCTGCTTTCCAGTTTATTTATGCAATAAAAAGGCCTGTCAAAATGGGCTAACCTCTTTGGCTCCACAAGGCTCCCTTTCGAGAACAAATATCCAGTGATAGTTCTAGACGTGACATCGGCCGTCAAGAAAGGTAGCCAGATCAGGCAGCATCTAGTGCGAAAGGATGTAGCTATTGTTGAGTTTGTTTCCAATTCATTGGCCTTAATATACAGCTGCAGGTATCTATAACACAGTAGGTCTAATCACATAAAACGGAAACAAAAGTTGAGTATAGTCAATACAGATGCCCAGAGGGCATATAATTGGAGGATCCTGATCACGTCGAATTTCGAGCCTGGTACAGTGCCCTGGCTCAACCGGAAGAATCTCACTAGGAGTCCATCGTGCTAGCTTTTGCGCCTGGTGGAAGGGTTTCGGTCTCACTCAACCTTGGCCTTACAGGCGCAAGTTCATCAGCCACCTCGCTTGGTTTATTTCGAGTGGATGGTGCAGAAGTGTTGGATGCGGCCGTACGCAGGACCAATTGTTTCAAAAACGCAACCTCTGACCTCAGGATTCGCATTTCTTTTTGTTGCGCAGCAACCGTGTCTTcgagagaacgagaaggCGAAGCAGAATATGCGTTTCCTTCCTTGTCGTCGAGCTCAACCGCCTTGGTTTGGTGGAGGTTATCAGGCTCCTGGTGAGATTGGAGCGTTTTACGAACTGCCTTTTGAGCCAGTTCCTCGTCGAGAATCGTGGACATAAGCTGGTTAGAATAGGTTCCCATTACCCTTTGTAGTCGATGGGCAAAGTCCTCTCCTTTCGGGGCGAAAATGTCGAGTTGCTCCTTGGCAATGTTGGCAAATGCGTAGCATTTTTCCACGAGCGGTGCGTCAAGCTGTGATGGCGGTGCATCTTGTGCGGCCACCCACCACCTGTGTGAATCGGGGTCGGCTTCGCTGACAATGTCTGCTTGTCGACTTGGGAGGTCGGAGCTGAACCCGCTGTGAACAGCAGCTTTAATAAGGGCTTCAGAGAGATCGAGCATCTGACAAGTATCGCAGAGTTGAATCATCAATACAATCAGTCTTTCCACCCTTGCGGGTGGGTGCTCGGTTGTTGAGGTGATAAAGGCCAAAACTCTCTGCAGTACTTGTCGGCCTCTTTCCCAGTTCTTCCGGACTGTGCAGAACTCCAGATAGGCCATAAGTATGGCGAAATCGTCCATGTAACCGGCTGATCTTGCGACGAGGAGGTATGCATCTGCTCTATCTGGCTGGTCGAACCTCAGACAAGCCTTTATGAGAGCAGCGTATACAACGATGTTTGCGCTGTGGACAGGGGGAACTGAGATTTCGAGTCCATTGACTACCCTTTTTTTGTAGAGGCCGAGTGTACCCATATTGATAGGGTACCCCTTCCCTTCTAACATCTTCAAAAAGAGATCAAAGCCCTTAAGGTCTTTGGTTTTGCGGAAAAAGTTGAGAATCGCGAGGATGAGGGAGGCGCTCATTTCGAACTTGTAGGGAAGTATCGTCTTGATAACCAACTGGGCAAGATCGTTTTGTCGGGTCTTGGTGAATGCAATGATCATGTATGTAAAAGCATAAGTCCGGTCCGGATCATGGcagtgaagaagagcatctGATAGCCTCAAAAGGAGTTCCTCGAGGGGCATTTCATTGCTAAGGAATTGATCCGTATCCTGACGGATTTTTTTGTCGAATCTCGTTGACGTACGAACTAGATCTTCCCACCGAGGCGAATTGAAACCCTTCATCAAATCATCGATGTTGACTTTGGGGTTTGCCTTGATTTGTCTGATCCTGCGCCGGATGGCGTTCAGCTCGAACAAAAGACTCGCCAAGTCGAGTTGGGGGAAGGAATCGTTATGGTCGTAGTTTTTCAAGATGCCAAAATATGCATGAGCAACAGCCGGGCGTATGATAAGCCTGATTGCGAGCTGTTTTAATGCTAGTTTTCTGATGGCCTTTGCGCGGACCTCGTCAGTTCTAAGCCATTCAGGTAGTTCCTCTACATCAATGGCCATGTCAaactcatcgtcttccaATGACTCtgcattctccagctcgaatTCTTTGACAACTGGAGCTTCCAGATCCCGGTCTCTTTGCGTACTCCACCAATGCGAAAATCTGCACGGGTTCTGGGTCCTAGGGAATCGAACAGTTCGGTATGATGGTCTCGATAGAGTGTGAAATGACCTTGTCTGGAGCGGTTCACACGGTGAATTCGGCGTTTTCCGTGAATATAAAGCATCGGAAAAGCGAGGGCCTTCGTCAGCCATATCGTCAGCCTCCTCTCTCACATCCGCAACCTGCTCTTCCCGCTCCCGGTGGCATCTGCTCTTCGCCCGCGCATCTGGAGCGAGGATACTAGTATACCGCACTATAACCGGGTCTTCGATACGTATACTTCGTTTACTCGCCGTGGATGTTGTTCGAAACGTTAAACCTTGGGCAACATCGTTCCGACACAATATGCAATGGGAACCCGGCGCTGCGCGTGGGCTGCGAAACAATATACGCTGCATTGTCAGGGCATTTCGGCCCTGTCGGGCGGGAAGGCTGTTGTAATTGAACTTGTAGATCAATTGGGCATCCCGAAGATTTCACAAACGGCGTCGTACGGTGAAAGTTGAAGCAAGTGGCCTGGCTGGGTGGTATGATGATAGTTATGGTTGTGCTATCGGGGAAAAAGTTGGAGATGCCGGAAAGCAAACACTGCAAACAGCCTGTATCCCCAAGCCGGCGGACAGCTGGTCCCCCGGAGGCTCCTCTTTCGAAGGTCAACCCCGGGGGAGCTGCTTGTTCTATATTATGCTCTTATTTTCAGCTATATTTTCTTGAAATAGCTTGGCTCTGGTTAGCCAACATCTTAACTTTCTGCAATTGACAATGCTGATTACGCTTACTACGGCTCTACTCGCCCTGAGTGGCAGCTTGGTGAATGCCCACGGGTCGCATTCCACCCCTACAGACCCCTCTGCAGATTGGGCGACTCGGCACATGCAAGGTGGGACCTAGTACTTCAGGTACCTTGCAGGAAAACAGTCTGATTTACTTACACCTGAAATCAATGTAGAGGAGCATCACATCGATACCTTTGACGCCGCATCTTTCTTCACTCTCCACGATTACGATTCGTCCGGAGCCTGGACGCCCGAAGAAGTGCGAAAGACATACGGCATGGATGACGAGTCAAATGCGGGCTTAACGGAGGAGCGAAAACAAGAAGCTCTAAGGGAGGTATTTACGCTGTTTGACCCAGCCAACACCGGGTTCATCAGCCGCGACAACTGGCTGCACCTTGTCTCCGAAGGCGTGATATTACCAGACTTTGGGTTCGGGCCTGGTCATCACGGCGATATTGAGTACGAGTACGAGATTCATCATTTCGAGAAGTACCACGGCGAGGATGCGACGGAGGAGGAACTCACGCACCCTGAAGATATTGAGCACTTCAAGAGacatgacgaggaagacgaggccaTGGAGAAATTGGACCAGCTTGAACGGATGGCCATTGTCGCGGCTAATATTCCGGCGAAGTTCCGCAAGGGGCGTGTGTGATCATGTATATTTTATGTATTCCCAGGGGCGCTTAAATGTCTGAGTTGTTGCGGGCGTTATTTACACACATATAAGATGATAGATACCATCCCAATGACAGCTCAGATCAGAAATGCTGCCAATATGCGATGTGGATTGCGTATATCTCCGTACCATCATGGCGCATTGCCGCAAATCTCTTGATGGGAGAGGTGTAGGTCAAAAACACAATGCATTACCCCTGGAGCATAAGTCTTGACTTTTTCGACGTGCCGACATTCAGCACGGGGCTCCGTATTCGCAATCTGGGACGCAGACTCAGTCCAGAGACCTTGCACGGTGGCGGTAATCTCGCCTCTCTTCACCTCGATCTGTTGCACATCGACATTCTCGTGCACGTGGAGCCAGCCACCTTTGTCCCCGTCAATGATCCTGCAGGCACCATCCCAAGCGTCGCTGGAAGATGGCAAAAGCCCCAAATTGACATGTCTGATGTTGGTCCACCCTTGCCGACCCTCCATAGCATCTCTAACCTGACGCATAATCCCCGCTGCAAACCCATTATCTCCGTGAAAAATCACCACCCGATCAGTATCACAAAGGCCCCCGACCAGCTCGTCAACAGGCACACTCAGCTGGCCATCATTTCCCACCCTGATAACTTTACAACCCCATCCATTCTCCACACATCCCCTACGCAATCCCTCCACAGACCACCCATTGATCTCCCACCCCCAAACCCTCTGGACCCCGCGTTTCAGATACGAGAAAACAAAGTACCCGATCCCGGCGTACATATCGATGACGGCGACATCGCCAGCTGTCTTCCCATGAAGCGATACCTCATCTAACCCCTCAAACGTAGACCCATGCCCCAGTATCCGGGCCTTCTCAGTGACATTTCCCCGAGAGAACATGGTATGCAGCGGAGCCCAGATCTGTACGATCCCGTGATTCTGGACAGTACGGACCCAGAATGCGCGCTTGTAATCATCTTCCGAGGGCTGGATATCCTCGCCATCCCGCGACGTGGCTGGTCCGAAATCTCCATGCAGCGTGATGAGCCCGATAGGGCTGCGCATCCTGTTCTCATGTCCTTGAGTGTCTGTAAGCACGATTGGTGCGTTCATGGCAACGTGTGTTACCCCATATCGCGAGAAGGCGCTCGCGATGGAGGCGTACAGAGTCTGGCGCTGGTTGTCATCTAAACCTTCATAAAGCTTGGCCCAGGCCGGAGGGTGGGTAAAGGCGTTCAGCGGAAGCAGGAGCATGGGCTCGTATATGGTGTATCGTTTGGGGAGCGAGGAgaccagctcctcgagtGGTACGGCATGTTGCGCTAATAGAGATTGCGAGAGATGCGTGTTTATGAAATCTCCTATGCATTTCTGGAGGGGGTTGATGTTCTGTTTTGACAGACGTTTTGATTTGTCCTTGCTCAGCATGGCGGACATAGTAGCAGCAGGCCTTTCATCGAATGAAGTGGAGTCTGCCATTTTGTATGCTGTGGTTGGTGTAGCTCTTCGATCGAATTATACCTCACCGATTACTAGGCGATTGTCGTACGCAACATTTCCCAAGGGCATTAAGCGTGAGCGTACGATAGACTGGCCACCACAAGAGCATTCAGGGCAGCTTTTTTCCCCCGTAATATTCGAAAGAGTTGAAGATCTCAAAAAAACCAAATCACATCCACGAACAATATCTGCTTTTATGTGAGAGTCATGTGATTCTAGTACCTAACGGTAATTATTTTCTGCCTGAGGCGTAAGATAGCTCAATTTGATCTGAGAGACGACAACCTCTATCAATAATCTTGGATAACTCGTTGAATGGAATTTGAAGAAACACTAATGAAAAGAATTGAAAAAGTGTTAATGAGTGTCTGGGCCTCTTCTCCAGGTGACCTGCTTTAAGCtgccttctttctccttctcgacgtTTGAAGGAAATACAGAATTTCCATAGTGAGACAGATAAACAGCACTGCTGCAGCAAAAGATGCAGGTCTACTTCGATCTTACAAGTCTCGATCATTTGGGCCTCTAAACAAGGAGTTCATTCCAAGAGACCCAAACTTT
Protein-coding sequences here:
- a CDS encoding protein arginine N-methyltransferase (transcript_id=CADANIAT00002612), with product MESESVAPSFCIGQHESKRTIPITSEVVQLAHESNYDMLTTPITTPHFQSRVLSLLSSHLSNIQAVSHSDSGTLMTTENIRPLVMPQLGPADTHLTPNEAMSQLVGVTSSWIDLCSPDPLIADLSRQVFMLEVAYAAFCGIGYLLIPGPKLHHKGMHSDGVMYYARAIQDALSLGPYIQFHIWLDMVDNQDLELDEMGDLAPLAREEFFDTEIEQPKIDLFGTWDAWDAIRRTCKYHSRLFVALSLPKHLPPMAVQSRWHSEPVHLFTIDSNTFIKNQKGYPVLSKAHQALISRFMRLRTAPWILLCDVGPIPGVETDNASSLPGSEYPSLAQAAASIKKHHDPTPHLSYMRNLQSRQPPRTAIERFGTGYQDYLQAPLQPLTVNLESITYEVFEKDPIKYEWYERAIAKALSDWVEQKKPTSNPDGRVVVAVVGAGRGPLVTRALKASAQSGVEIDLWVVEKNPNAFVLLQRHNENLWGGKASLVHSDMRAWKGPRVRKSTTLSTEPVGQSLGIEGQFLYTPDPNQKTADSPSLDAIEFEDSKIDIVVSELLGSFGDNELSPECLDGVNHLLNPVHGISIPASYTAHLTPISAPKLHADVTNQSITNPAAPETPYVVMLHAIDYLSTNQSDASAGNPARSSVATVPYEPTTPFVQTAWSFSHPNRDIPPQPASTSMISNAHNVRRTRLTFPVPNRGVCHGLAGYFETVLYRDVELSTNPVTMDSKSANMISWFPIYFPLKTPLNVPDNGEIVATMYRQTDDRKVWYEWMVEVFALEGGSEPASASAPASERIAPVMSGARTISASADSAHNKDITADSYSRLAQKKARGPRRVRVGMSDLHSSIKDGCLM
- a CDS encoding DEAH-box ATP-dependent RNA helicase PRP43 (transcript_id=CADANIAT00002613), with protein sequence MVDRRSDSEDGSRAKRQKMDKSGTDPRDNPYLAHMYADTSSNGNSSSQADNKNSAFAKLQRHKTTAAQAQKVEDNEFNPFTNRPYSSKYFSILKTRRDLPVHAQRDEFLQLYQQSQILVFVGETGSGKTTQIPQFVLLDDLPQTQRKMIACTQPRRVAAMSVAQRVAAELDVTLGEEVGYSIRFEDMTSPKTLLKYMTDGMLLREAMNDHELSRYSTIILDEAHERTMSTDVLMGLLKEVVQRRPDLKIIIMSATLDAQKFQRYFNDAPLLAVPGRTHPVEIFYTPEPEQDYVEAAIRTVLQIHATEDEGDILLFLTGEEEIEDAARKISLEGDEMIREADAGPLKVYTLYGSLPPHMQQRIFEPAPPPRRPGGRPGRKVIVSTNIAETSLTIDGIVYVVDPGFSKQKIYNPRIRVESLLVSPISKASAQQRAGRAGRTRPGKCFRLYTESAFKKELIDQTYPEILRSNLSSTVLELKKLGIDDLVHFDLMDPPAPETLMRALEELNYLACLDDDGNLTPLGRLASEFPLDPALAVMLISSPEFYCSNEILSITALLSVPQIFVRPASQRKRADEMKNLFAHPDGDHLTLLNAYHAFKSPEAQENPKQWCHDHFLSLRSLQSADNVRMQLLRIMEREELEMISTSFEDKKYYENIRRALCAGFFMQVAKKENQGKSMYMTIKDHQNVLLHPSTVLAHDAEWVLYNEFVLTTKNYIRTVTAVKPEWLIDIAPTYYDISTFPKGDIRSSLLRAAERLSRKEKMRADSGKRR
- a CDS encoding uncharacterized protein (transcript_id=CADANIAT00002614), giving the protein MADEGPRFSDALYSRKTPNSPCEPLQTRSFHTLSRPSYRTVRFPRTQNPCRFSHWWSTQRDRDLEAPVVKEFELENAESLEDDEFDMAIDVEELPEWLRTDEVRAKAIRKLALKQLAIRLIIRPAVAHAYFGILKNYDHNDSFPQLDLASLLFELNAIRRRIRQIKANPKVNIDDLMKGFNSPRWEDLVRTSTRFDKKIRQDTDQFLSNEMPLEELLLRLSDALLHCHDPDRTYAFTYMIIAFTKTRQNDLAQLVIKTILPYKFEMSASLILAILNFFRKTKDLKGFDLFLKMLEGKGYPINMGTLGLYKKRVVNGLEISVPPVHSANIVVYAALIKACLRFDQPDRADAYLLVARSAGYMDDFAILMAYLEFCTVRKNWERGRQVLQRVLAFITSTTEHPPARVERLIVLMIQLCDTCQMLDLSEALIKAAVHSGFSSDLPSRQADIVSEADPDSHRWWVAAQDAPPSQLDAPLVEKCYAFANIAKEQLDIFAPKGEDFAHRLQRVMGTYSNQLMSTILDEELAQKAVRKTLQSHQEPDNLHQTKAVELDDKEGNAYSASPSRSLEDTVAAQQKEMRILRSEVAFLKQLVLRTAASNTSAPSTRNKPSEVADELAPIPAAVY
- a CDS encoding nucleobindin SSP120 (transcript_id=CADANIAT00002615); this translates as MLITLTTALLALSGSLVNAHGSHSTPTDPSADWATRHMQEEHHIDTFDAASFFTLHDYDSSGAWTPEEVRKTYGMDDESNAGLTEERKQEALREVFTLFDPANTGFISRDNWLHLVSEGVILPDFGFGPGHHGDIEYEYEIHHFEKYHGEDATEEELTHPEDIEHFKRHDEEDEAMEKLDQLERMAIVAANIPAKFRKGRV
- a CDS encoding tRNA(Phe) (4-demethylwyosine(37)-C(7)) aminocarboxypropyltransferase (transcript_id=CADANIAT00002616) yields the protein MADSTSFDERPAATMSAMLSKDKSKRLSKQNINPLQKCIGDFINTHLSQSLLAQHAVPLEELVSSLPKRYTIYEPMLLLPLNAFTHPPAWAKLYEGLDDNQRQTLYASIASAFSRYGVTHVAMNAPIVLTDTQGHENRMRSPIGLITLHGDFGPATSRDGEDIQPSEDDYKRAFWVRTVQNHGIVQIWAPLHTMFSRGNVTEKARILGHGSTFEGLDEVSLHGKTAGDVAVIDMYAGIGYFVFSYLKRGVQRVWGWEINGWSVEGLRRGCVENGWGCKVIRVGNDGQLSVPVDELVGGLCDTDRVVIFHGDNGFAAGIMRQVRDAMEGRQGWTNIRHVNLGLLPSSSDAWDGACRIIDGDKGGWLHVHENVDVQQIEVKRGEITATVQGLWTESASQIANTEPRAECRHVEKVKTYAPGVMHCVFDLHLSHQEICGNAP